A genomic segment from Planctomonas sp. JC2975 encodes:
- a CDS encoding carboxymuconolactone decarboxylase family protein, producing MRLPEVERGDTLRHRALITGISRMTGLRLPDAARVAFYRNDFAGPALGAWTQRTMRGASGWSVSERELMAASVATWNSCPFCIGAHTAVAIRGMEKDIVDAVLTDYRTAQIPEKLKAALQFIEKVTKTPDELGTADARRAMQAGVTRAELEDAAAVAALFAIITRYANALDFDIPNATDFKKAAGMLLRRGYA from the coding sequence ATGCGGCTTCCTGAGGTCGAACGCGGCGACACACTGCGGCACCGGGCGCTTATCACCGGCATCTCGCGGATGACAGGGCTGCGGCTACCCGACGCGGCCCGGGTGGCGTTCTACCGCAACGACTTCGCCGGCCCTGCGCTTGGGGCATGGACGCAACGAACGATGCGAGGCGCAAGCGGGTGGTCTGTGTCCGAGCGGGAACTTATGGCCGCATCCGTGGCAACCTGGAACAGTTGCCCGTTCTGCATCGGAGCCCACACCGCCGTCGCGATCCGCGGCATGGAAAAGGACATCGTTGATGCCGTCCTCACCGACTACCGAACCGCTCAGATTCCCGAGAAACTGAAGGCGGCCCTCCAATTCATCGAGAAGGTCACCAAGACACCCGACGAACTCGGCACCGCCGACGCCCGCCGCGCCATGCAGGCCGGTGTCACTCGCGCGGAACTCGAGGACGCTGCTGCAGTCGCAGCCCTGTTCGCGATCATCACCCGCTATGCCAACGCGCTCGATTTCGACATACCCAACGCAACTGACTTCAAAAAAGCAGCAGGCATGCTCTTGCGACGCGGATACGCGTAG